The DNA region TCATGCCGCGCGCGATGAGCCGGCGCCCGGTCTCGATGCCATCGAGACCCGGCATGTGCCAGTCCAGCAGCACCACGTCGTAGGGGCGCCCGTCCTGCTCGGCGGCAGCGATCATCTGCAGCGCCTGCTGGCCCGACTCGGCCGTGTCCACGGCGAAGGTCATGCTGCCGAGCAGGGTGGCGAGGATGTTGCGCGCGCTGGCGCTGTCGTCCACCACCAGCATGCGCCGGCCGCGCAGGTCCAGGCTCGGCAGGTAGCGGGCGCGCCGACGCCCCCGGCCGAGCCGGGCGGTGAACCAGAAGGTGCTGCCCTGGCCCGGCTCGCTGTGCACGCCCACCTCGCCCCCCATCAGTTCCGCCAGGCGCCGCGAGATGGCCAGGCCCAGCCCGGTGCCGCCGTATTTGCGGGTGGTGGAGGTGTCGGCCTGCTGGAAGGACTGGAACAGCCGCTGCTGCTGCTCCGGGCTCATGCCGATGCCGGTGTCCTGCACGGAGACGTGCAGCAGCACTTCCTCCGGCCAGGTCTCCAGGCAGTGGACCTTGACCAGGATCTCGCCCTGCTCGGTGAACTTGACCGCGTTGTTGGCGTAGTTGATCAGGATCTGCCCCAGGCGCAGCGGGTCGCCGAGCAGCAGCGTGTCCAATCGATGGTCGATCTCGAACAGCAGTTCGATGCCCTTGGCCTCGGCCTTCTCTCCCACCAGGGTGGCGAGGTTCTCCAGCACGTGGTCGAGGTCGAACTCGATGCGCTCCAGGTCCAGCTTGCCGGCCTCGATCTTCGAGAAGTCGAGGATGTCGTTGATGATCCCCAGCAAGTGCTGGGCCGAGCGCTGGATCTTGCTGAGGTAGTCGAACTGCTGCGGGTCGAGGGGGCTCTGCAGGGCGAGGTGGGCCATGCCGAGGATGGCGTTCATCGGCGTGCGGATCTCGTGGCTCATGTTGGCGAGGAAATCGCTCTTGGCCCGGGTGGCGCTTTCCGCCAGGACATAGGCCTGCTCCAGCTCCTGGTTCTTGGCCTGCATCAGGGCGAACAGTTCGTCGCGGGAAGGCTCGGCGAACTGCTGGCGCATGCGCTGCTGCAACTCGCCATCGGGCCAGCGTGGCAGCCGGCAGGACAGGGCGAGGCTGTTCTCCGCCAGGACGAGCAGGCGGACGCCGCCCTGCACGGCCCCGGGCAGCGGGGGCTGCAGCGGCTGGTCCGCCGACAGGCCGAGCCCCAGCTCCTGGGCCCTGTCGTCCAGCCACAGTTGCAGGCGCAGGGCGGGTACGGTGGCCGCCAGTTGACGCACCAGCTCGGAGGTGGTGCTCGCCAGCGGCGCCAGGAAGGTGGGGTGCGGGTCGATGCAGGCGAGCACCTGCGCGACCTTGCGCCGGGCCGCCAACGCGGCGGCCGGGCCATCGAGGGTGATGTCGCCGACCACGTGTCGCATCTAGCCGCCCTCGCCTGCCAGCACGCGCAGCACGATGCAGCTCGCATCGTCGGTGCTGCGCCCGCTGTGGGTGATGACCTGGTGGGCCAGTGACGCGGGATCGGCGCCCAGGTCGAGCAGGCCGTCGCGCAGGTTCAGCGTCTCGCTGACCCCGTCGGAATACAGCATCACGACATCCCCGGAATCGATAGGCTGGCGTTGCAGCAAGGGCGTGGGATAGCGCTCGCCGAGCACGCCGTCGCGGGAGACGCCGCGCCAGGCCTCGCGGCCACGCAGGCAGATGCGGGTGTTGCCGATGCCGGCGTAGCTCAGCTCGCCGCGCTCGCCGTTGACCAGCGCCACGCCGGCCGCCGCGCCACGGGTGCCGATGCAGTGCTGGTGCAAAAGCTGCAGCAGGCGGGTGGGCTCCTGCTCCGGGGTCTGCTGCAAAACCGCCTCGAGGGCATGGGCCAGCTGGTGGGCCGAGGCGCCATGGCCGCTGACGTCGATCAGCACCAGCGACACCCCGTCCGGCCCCGCCCGCATGAAGGCCAGGTCACCGGAAACGCGCTCCGGGTGGCAGGGGCGGTTCTCGCTGGCCCATTCCAGTTGCAGGCCCGCCCGCCCCGCGCCCGGCTTCGGCAGGGAGAGACGCGCGGTATTGGGGGCCGGCCCCAGCCACTTGCGCGCCAGTACCTGCGTACCGCCCTCCGGCGGCAGGGTGATGGACAGCTCGGACATCATCCGGCGCACGCCGGGCAGCCCCAGCCCCAGTGTGCCCGAGGTGCTGTAGTGGTCCTGCACGGCCTTGTGCACATCCTCGATGCCGGGGCCCTGGTCACGGGCGACGATGTCGATGCAGGGGCGCCCTTCGGCCTGGTTGAGGGCCAGCGTCACCTCGCCCTTCACCGCGTACTTGAGGATGTTGCTGCCAAGCTCGGACACCACGGTGGAGAGCATCGCGCGGTCCACCTCGGACAGGCCGGCAAGGA from Pseudomonas tohonis includes:
- a CDS encoding SpoIIE family protein phosphatase, translating into MAGERDAREARYPLRHDVDLHLAVMSVRRLPFLAGLSEVDRAMLSTVVSELGSNILKYAVKGEVTLALNQAEGRPCIDIVARDQGPGIEDVHKAVQDHYSTSGTLGLGLPGVRRMMSELSITLPPEGGTQVLARKWLGPAPNTARLSLPKPGAGRAGLQLEWASENRPCHPERVSGDLAFMRAGPDGVSLVLIDVSGHGASAHQLAHALEAVLQQTPEQEPTRLLQLLHQHCIGTRGAAAGVALVNGERGELSYAGIGNTRICLRGREAWRGVSRDGVLGERYPTPLLQRQPIDSGDVVMLYSDGVSETLNLRDGLLDLGADPASLAHQVITHSGRSTDDASCIVLRVLAGEGG
- a CDS encoding hybrid sensor histidine kinase/response regulator, giving the protein MRHVVGDITLDGPAAALAARRKVAQVLACIDPHPTFLAPLASTTSELVRQLAATVPALRLQLWLDDRAQELGLGLSADQPLQPPLPGAVQGGVRLLVLAENSLALSCRLPRWPDGELQQRMRQQFAEPSRDELFALMQAKNQELEQAYVLAESATRAKSDFLANMSHEIRTPMNAILGMAHLALQSPLDPQQFDYLSKIQRSAQHLLGIINDILDFSKIEAGKLDLERIEFDLDHVLENLATLVGEKAEAKGIELLFEIDHRLDTLLLGDPLRLGQILINYANNAVKFTEQGEILVKVHCLETWPEEVLLHVSVQDTGIGMSPEQQQRLFQSFQQADTSTTRKYGGTGLGLAISRRLAELMGGEVGVHSEPGQGSTFWFTARLGRGRRRARYLPSLDLRGRRMLVVDDSASARNILATLLGSMTFAVDTAESGQQALQMIAAAEQDGRPYDVVLLDWHMPGLDGIETGRRLIARGMTSRPHRIMVTGYGREQVFREAEGAGFDRVLVKPVCASVLFDTLIGLFGQQATSLPQRTAGPPVPQRFDGARILLAEDNELNQQVAKGLLRLVGADVVVAENGAIAVEMAAQVPVDLILMDMQMPVMDGLAATRCLREREQGGGRIPILAMTANAMAGDRERCLEAGMDDHIAKPIDPEKLYAALLRWLPAFAHQAEAPSEPPAPEPASPAQWLGPLKALGLNAETALQRLMHNWQWYEDLLRSFARQGSQPMQNLVTALRAGQREEAHRHAHTLKGIAATLGAESLRELSARLEGALAGQEDLGGLLPLAEEGVQLQQRLAEGLQALLPAEDATPPGQEAPDMPGLLARLTALLADDDADALALFQQHRPSLDDALGGAAPAMAEAMTQFRFTDALAHLHQLRAARPDLFNME